One Mesorhizobium sp. J428 DNA segment encodes these proteins:
- a CDS encoding alpha/beta hydrolase: MDTSVDADGDVRPLLLHVADREGPLLERRVQDWDNAYANSANIAGSERWPAAWFEAAQSFRDRLAAEGRARLDIAYGSATRHRLDLFLPKGRPAGLVVFVHGGYWMAFDQRAWSHLAAGSVDAGYAVAMPTYTLCPEARIADIVGEVAAAIGKAAELVEGPLALTGHSAGGHLVSRMISSPSPLADAVRARIRNVVSISGLHDLRPLMRTGMNAKLRIDEAEALAESPALLRPMADARITCWVGGGERQEFLRQSALLANIWTGLGATTAEVVEPDRHHFSVVDGLTSADHPLTRTLLS; encoded by the coding sequence TTGGATACCTCTGTTGACGCCGACGGGGATGTCCGGCCATTGCTATTGCATGTAGCCGATAGGGAGGGGCCCTTGCTCGAACGCCGTGTCCAGGATTGGGACAACGCTTACGCCAACTCGGCCAACATCGCCGGAAGCGAGCGGTGGCCCGCGGCGTGGTTCGAAGCTGCGCAGTCGTTCCGTGACCGACTTGCTGCGGAGGGGCGCGCCAGATTGGACATTGCCTATGGCAGCGCCACCCGGCATCGGCTCGATCTCTTCCTGCCGAAAGGCCGGCCGGCGGGGCTCGTGGTTTTCGTTCACGGGGGCTACTGGATGGCGTTCGACCAGCGCGCCTGGTCACACCTCGCCGCCGGATCGGTGGATGCCGGCTATGCCGTGGCGATGCCCACTTACACGCTGTGCCCGGAGGCGCGAATTGCCGACATCGTCGGCGAGGTGGCGGCAGCCATCGGCAAGGCGGCGGAACTCGTCGAGGGGCCGCTCGCACTGACGGGCCATTCGGCCGGAGGACATCTCGTCAGCCGCATGATTTCATCACCGTCGCCTCTTGCGGATGCGGTTCGCGCGCGCATTCGCAACGTCGTTTCCATTTCCGGCCTGCACGATCTGCGCCCGCTCATGAGAACGGGGATGAACGCGAAGCTGCGCATCGACGAGGCGGAAGCCCTGGCCGAAAGTCCGGCGCTGCTGCGGCCCATGGCCGATGCGCGGATCACCTGCTGGGTCGGCGGCGGGGAGCGACAGGAGTTTCTTCGCCAGTCGGCCCTGCTTGCCAATATATGGACCGGACTTGGCGCGACCACCGCGGAAGTGGTCGAGCCGGATCGCCATCACTTCAGCGTCGTCGACGGGCTGACGAGCGCCGACCACCCGCTGACGAGGACGCTTCTAAGCTGA
- a CDS encoding MarR family winged helix-turn-helix transcriptional regulator encodes MLEAPADHGQELRLWLRLLTCSTLVETEIRRRLREQFDCTLPRFDLMAQLERAKAGMVLGELSKRMMVSPGNMTALVERLAESGHVSRTVSPADRRVQIIALTPFGRAEFKKMAAAHGDWIAELFGDLAARDSEMLFDRLGKLKSSVVAALARN; translated from the coding sequence ATGCTGGAGGCGCCGGCCGACCACGGTCAGGAATTGCGCCTGTGGCTCAGGCTGTTGACCTGCTCGACGCTGGTCGAGACCGAAATCCGACGCCGCCTGCGCGAGCAGTTCGACTGCACGCTGCCGCGTTTCGATCTCATGGCACAGCTCGAACGCGCCAAGGCCGGCATGGTGCTCGGCGAACTTTCCAAGCGCATGATGGTGTCGCCCGGCAACATGACGGCCCTGGTCGAGCGGCTCGCCGAAAGCGGGCATGTGAGCCGCACCGTCTCGCCGGCCGACAGACGCGTCCAGATCATTGCGCTGACCCCTTTCGGCCGCGCCGAGTTCAAGAAGATGGCGGCCGCGCACGGCGATTGGATCGCCGAGCTTTTTGGTGATCTGGCCGCACGGGACAGCGAAATGCTCTTCGACAGACTAGGCAAGCTCAAGAGCTCCGTCGTCGCAGCGCTGGCGCGGAACTGA
- a CDS encoding AMP-binding protein produces the protein MLGRSAHIDTFARDNLPPQDQWPDFLLDGFDYPEQMNAAVELTDRMVEKGFGDRTALIGNGRRRTYKELSDWTSRIAHTLVEDYGVKPGNRVLIRSANNPAMVACWLAATKAGAVVVNTMPLLRAGELAQIVDKAEISLALCDTRLMDEMLACAKDSAFLRRVVGFDGTANHDAELDRAALDKPVRFAPVSTGRDDVALLGFTSGTTGVPKATMHFHRDLLIIADAYAKEVLKVTPEDIFVGSPPLAFTFGLGGLAIFPLRFGAAATLLEQATPPNMISIIENYRATISFTAPTAYKAMLKAMDGGADLSSLRIAVSAGETLPGPVFEEWTRKTGKPILDGIGATEMLHIFISNRLEDCKPACTGKPVGGYQAIIVDENMNEVPRGTIGRLAVRGPIGCRYMADERQRDYVRKGWNLTGDSFFQDEDGFFHFAARSDDMIVSAGYNIAGPEVEAALLSHPDVAECAVIGVPDSERGQIVEAHVVPAEGVERDAQTIKRLQDHVKATIAPYKYPRSIKFADSLPKTQTGKIQRFRLAAEV, from the coding sequence ATGCTCGGGCGATCTGCACACATCGACACCTTTGCGCGGGACAATCTCCCGCCCCAGGACCAATGGCCGGATTTCCTGCTCGACGGCTTCGACTATCCCGAACAGATGAACGCGGCGGTCGAGCTGACCGACCGGATGGTCGAAAAGGGTTTCGGCGACCGCACGGCTCTGATCGGCAACGGACGGCGGCGCACCTATAAGGAGCTCTCCGACTGGACAAGCCGCATCGCGCATACGCTGGTAGAGGACTATGGCGTGAAACCCGGCAACCGGGTGCTCATACGATCGGCCAACAATCCGGCGATGGTCGCCTGCTGGCTCGCTGCGACCAAGGCCGGCGCAGTGGTGGTCAACACCATGCCCCTGCTCCGCGCGGGGGAACTGGCGCAGATCGTCGACAAGGCCGAGATATCCCTGGCGCTGTGCGACACCCGCCTGATGGACGAGATGCTCGCCTGCGCGAAGGACAGCGCCTTCCTGAGGCGGGTGGTCGGTTTCGACGGCACCGCCAACCACGACGCAGAACTCGACCGCGCGGCCCTCGACAAGCCTGTAAGATTCGCTCCGGTGAGCACGGGACGCGATGACGTTGCACTTCTCGGCTTCACCTCCGGCACGACGGGCGTGCCCAAGGCCACGATGCATTTTCACCGCGACCTCCTCATCATCGCGGACGCCTATGCGAAGGAAGTGCTCAAGGTCACGCCTGAGGATATCTTCGTCGGCTCGCCGCCGCTCGCCTTCACCTTTGGCCTGGGCGGCCTGGCGATCTTCCCGCTTCGTTTCGGGGCGGCGGCAACATTGCTGGAGCAGGCGACGCCGCCGAACATGATCTCGATCATCGAGAACTACCGCGCCACCATCTCCTTTACCGCGCCTACGGCCTATAAGGCGATGCTGAAGGCAATGGATGGCGGAGCGGATCTCTCCTCGCTGCGTATCGCCGTGTCGGCCGGCGAGACCCTGCCCGGACCGGTCTTCGAGGAGTGGACCCGCAAGACGGGCAAGCCGATCCTCGACGGGATCGGCGCGACAGAAATGTTGCACATCTTCATTTCCAACCGTCTCGAAGACTGCAAGCCCGCATGCACCGGCAAGCCGGTCGGCGGCTACCAGGCGATCATCGTGGACGAGAACATGAATGAAGTGCCGCGAGGCACGATCGGAAGGCTGGCGGTGCGCGGACCGATCGGTTGCCGCTACATGGCAGACGAACGCCAGCGCGACTATGTGCGCAAGGGCTGGAATCTCACCGGCGACAGCTTCTTTCAGGACGAGGACGGCTTCTTCCATTTCGCCGCGCGCTCGGACGATATGATCGTCAGCGCCGGCTACAATATCGCCGGACCGGAGGTGGAGGCAGCACTGCTGTCGCACCCGGATGTCGCCGAATGTGCGGTCATCGGCGTCCCCGACTCCGAACGCGGCCAGATCGTGGAAGCTCATGTCGTGCCGGCCGAAGGCGTGGAACGTGACGCGCAGACGATCAAGCGGCTGCAGGATCACGTCAAGGCGACGATCGCACCCTACAAGTATCCCCGCTCCATCAAGTTTGCCGATTCCCTTCCGAAGACGCAGACCGGCAAGATCCAGCGTTTCCGTCTCGCCGCGGAAGTGTGA
- a CDS encoding MFS transporter, giving the protein MAAMFGLTYSLSAALIALDLSARGLSETMIGANAAMHAVGVLVTAMILPRIVAFFGIRRLAILALVTAATVLAAFPVVPVIWLWFVLRLALGMASEILFVLSEAWTNSLSTEETRARAMAAYTAALSIGFALGPLILTAVGLSGYAPYLVGAAIALVAATFIALPKVTAPAFDGPAGGNPLRFMRLAPVAIAATVLNAAIETAGLSFLAIYAINLGWPEGDASRLMSCMMIGAILLQLPIGWLGDKMDRTRLVLALATVAALGALVWPLALKSPLATYVLLFVWGGAFVGIYTIMLTMVGSRFKGTELIGIYAAMGLMWGFGALIGPLAAGLAMETSRHGLAFFAATACAIFAGFMLLQRRDQI; this is encoded by the coding sequence ATGGCGGCGATGTTCGGCCTGACCTACAGCCTGAGTGCCGCGCTGATCGCGCTCGACCTGTCGGCCCGTGGTCTGAGCGAAACGATGATCGGCGCCAACGCCGCCATGCACGCGGTCGGCGTGTTGGTGACGGCGATGATCCTGCCGCGGATCGTCGCCTTCTTCGGCATACGGCGTTTAGCGATCCTCGCGCTGGTCACCGCGGCTACCGTGCTCGCAGCCTTTCCGGTGGTTCCCGTGATCTGGCTCTGGTTCGTGCTCCGCCTCGCCCTCGGCATGGCATCGGAGATCCTTTTCGTGCTGTCGGAGGCCTGGACCAACAGCCTGAGCACCGAAGAGACCCGCGCGCGGGCGATGGCAGCCTATACGGCCGCCCTCTCGATCGGCTTCGCGCTCGGGCCGCTGATCCTCACTGCGGTCGGCCTCTCCGGCTATGCGCCCTATCTGGTGGGCGCGGCCATCGCCTTGGTGGCGGCGACCTTCATCGCCCTGCCGAAAGTGACGGCGCCCGCGTTTGATGGCCCCGCGGGCGGCAATCCGCTGCGCTTCATGCGCCTGGCGCCCGTCGCGATCGCCGCGACCGTACTGAATGCCGCGATCGAGACGGCGGGCCTGTCGTTCCTCGCCATCTACGCCATCAATCTCGGCTGGCCCGAAGGCGACGCGAGCAGGCTGATGTCGTGCATGATGATCGGCGCGATACTGCTGCAGCTGCCGATCGGCTGGCTGGGCGACAAGATGGACCGGACAAGGCTCGTCCTTGCCCTTGCGACCGTCGCGGCCCTTGGCGCGCTGGTCTGGCCGCTGGCGCTGAAGAGCCCGCTCGCGACCTATGTCCTGCTGTTCGTCTGGGGCGGAGCCTTCGTCGGCATCTATACGATCATGCTCACCATGGTCGGCAGCCGCTTCAAGGGGACAGAGCTGATCGGCATCTATGCCGCGATGGGCCTGATGTGGGGCTTCGGCGCCCTGATCGGCCCGCTTGCGGCCGGCCTCGCCATGGAGACATCACGCCACGGCCTCGCCTTCTTCGCCGCCACCGCCTGCGCCATCTTCGCGGGCTTCATGCTGCTGCAGCGGCGGGACCAGATATGA
- a CDS encoding bifunctional salicylyl-CoA 5-hydroxylase/oxidoreductase, with translation MRIVCIGGGPAGLYFALLMKKRHPEHHVTVVERNRPFDTFGWGVVFSDATMQSMRQWDPQTAQAIESAFNHWDDIELVFKGRRIRTTGHGFVGIGRKKMLNILQERCIELGVELVFERDVQDDEEFADADLVISSDGVNSRIRAKYADVFKPDMLMRPNRYIWLGTHKRFDAFTFDFRRTEHGWFQAHIYRFDDTTSTFIVETTDEVFKAHGIDKMDQEQSVAFCENLFAETLDGHRLMTNAQHLRGSAWLNFGRLICEKWSHFNGSSHVVLMGDSAHTAHFAIGSGTKLAIDDAIELTRQFDLVGHDRASIPAVLAAYEEIRRVDVARIQNAARNAMEWFEVVGTRYADTLEPEQFMYSMLTRSQRISHENLRLRDRDWLEGYERWFAARAGVDPAPNGAVPSPMFTPFRIRGLTLKNRIVVSPMAMYSATDGVPDDFHLVHLGSRAMGGAALVFPEMTCVSPDARITPGCLGLWNDTQVAAFRRLVDFIHTQTPARIGLQLGHAGRKGATKVAWEGIDQPLEHGGWPLISASALPYLKTSVVPRAMTRDDMDRVLDDFIAAAERARDIGFDMLELHAAHGYLLSSFLSPLTNLRDDEYGGSHENRARYPLEVFRAVRAVWPQDRPMSVRLSAHDWYEGGNTPDDAAIFAQMFKDAGADMIDCSSGQVVKEEQPVYGRLFQTPFSDKIRNELQVPTIAVGAISEADHANSIIAAGRADLCAVARPHLADPFFVMHEAARIGYAEQPWPKQYHSARAQYVNNLARAAAPAVVGKP, from the coding sequence ATGCGCATTGTTTGCATCGGTGGCGGACCGGCCGGGCTCTATTTCGCGCTGCTGATGAAGAAGCGGCACCCCGAGCACCACGTCACGGTGGTCGAGCGCAACCGTCCATTCGATACCTTCGGCTGGGGCGTCGTGTTTTCCGACGCGACCATGCAGTCGATGCGGCAGTGGGATCCGCAGACGGCGCAGGCGATCGAAAGCGCCTTCAACCATTGGGACGACATCGAGTTGGTGTTCAAGGGGCGCAGGATCCGCACCACCGGCCATGGCTTCGTCGGCATCGGCCGTAAGAAGATGCTGAACATCCTCCAGGAACGCTGCATCGAGCTCGGTGTCGAACTGGTGTTCGAACGCGACGTGCAGGATGACGAAGAGTTCGCGGACGCCGACCTCGTCATTTCGTCCGACGGTGTCAATTCGCGCATCCGCGCGAAATATGCCGACGTCTTCAAGCCGGACATGCTGATGCGGCCGAACCGCTACATCTGGCTCGGCACGCACAAGCGCTTCGACGCCTTCACCTTCGATTTCCGCCGCACCGAGCATGGCTGGTTCCAGGCGCACATCTATCGCTTCGACGACACGACATCGACCTTCATCGTCGAGACCACCGACGAGGTGTTCAAGGCGCATGGGATCGACAAGATGGACCAGGAACAGTCCGTCGCGTTCTGCGAGAATCTGTTCGCCGAGACGCTGGACGGCCACCGCCTGATGACGAACGCACAGCATCTGCGCGGCTCGGCCTGGCTGAATTTCGGGCGCCTGATCTGCGAGAAGTGGAGCCACTTCAACGGCAGCAGTCACGTCGTCCTTATGGGCGACAGCGCGCACACTGCCCATTTCGCGATCGGTTCCGGCACCAAGCTCGCCATCGATGATGCCATTGAGCTGACGCGGCAGTTCGATCTGGTCGGCCACGACAGAGCGAGCATTCCGGCCGTGCTGGCGGCCTATGAGGAAATTCGGCGCGTCGACGTTGCGCGCATCCAGAACGCCGCGCGAAACGCGATGGAATGGTTTGAGGTCGTCGGCACCCGTTACGCCGACACGCTCGAGCCCGAACAGTTCATGTATTCGATGCTGACGCGCTCCCAGCGCATCAGCCACGAAAACCTGCGCCTTCGCGATAGGGACTGGCTCGAAGGATACGAGCGCTGGTTCGCGGCGCGCGCCGGAGTCGACCCGGCACCGAACGGAGCCGTGCCGTCGCCGATGTTCACGCCCTTCCGGATCAGGGGCCTGACGTTGAAGAACCGCATCGTCGTCTCGCCGATGGCGATGTATTCGGCAACGGACGGCGTGCCCGATGATTTTCACCTGGTTCATCTCGGCTCCCGGGCCATGGGCGGCGCGGCACTTGTCTTTCCCGAAATGACCTGCGTGTCGCCCGACGCGCGTATCACGCCGGGCTGCCTGGGCCTGTGGAATGACACCCAGGTCGCCGCCTTCAGGCGTCTTGTGGATTTCATCCATACACAGACGCCGGCTAGGATCGGCCTGCAGCTCGGCCATGCCGGTCGCAAGGGTGCCACCAAGGTCGCCTGGGAAGGCATCGACCAGCCGCTGGAACACGGCGGCTGGCCTCTGATCTCCGCATCCGCACTGCCCTATCTGAAGACGTCCGTCGTTCCGCGCGCCATGACGCGCGACGACATGGACCGAGTGCTGGACGATTTCATCGCTGCGGCGGAACGCGCGCGCGACATCGGCTTTGACATGCTCGAACTGCACGCCGCGCATGGCTATCTTCTGTCCAGCTTCCTCTCGCCGCTTACCAATCTGCGCGACGACGAATATGGCGGCAGCCACGAGAACCGCGCCCGGTATCCGCTGGAAGTGTTCCGTGCCGTTCGTGCTGTCTGGCCGCAGGACCGGCCGATGTCCGTCCGTCTCTCCGCTCATGACTGGTACGAAGGCGGCAACACGCCGGACGACGCGGCCATCTTCGCGCAGATGTTCAAGGACGCTGGCGCCGATATGATCGACTGCTCCTCCGGCCAGGTGGTGAAGGAAGAACAGCCGGTCTACGGACGGCTGTTCCAGACGCCCTTTTCGGACAAGATCCGCAACGAGCTCCAGGTGCCCACGATCGCGGTCGGCGCCATTTCGGAGGCGGACCATGCTAATTCGATCATCGCCGCCGGCCGGGCAGATCTCTGCGCCGTCGCCCGTCCGCATCTCGCCGACCCGTTCTTCGTCATGCACGAAGCAGCCAGGATCGGATATGCCGAGCAGCCTTGGCCGAAGCAGTATCATTCGGCTCGCGCGCAATATGTGAACAATCTGGCGCGCGCTGCAGCTCCCGCCGTCGTGGGCAAACCATGA
- a CDS encoding SDR family NAD(P)-dependent oxidoreductase, producing MTTRHALVTGAGSGIGKAIALALAARGLRVSLAGRREAPLKAVQAEIVAAGGEALVLDGFDVCNASLVEAGVASAVNRFGDIAVLVNCAGEAPSAPFDKTDPALWSRVIAINLTGVYLVTHAAIASVRRAGGGRIVNVASTAGLTGYPYVSAYCAAKHGVVGLTRALALELARSDVTVNAVCPGFTDTPLLDNAVETIIGATGRTAAEARTSLTRANPQGRLVTPREVADAVLWLTSENATAITGQAIAVAGGEILGG from the coding sequence ATGACAACGCGCCACGCTCTGGTTACCGGCGCCGGCAGCGGCATCGGCAAGGCCATCGCGCTGGCGCTGGCCGCCAGGGGCCTCCGCGTCAGCCTCGCCGGCCGACGCGAGGCGCCGCTCAAAGCCGTGCAGGCAGAGATCGTTGCCGCCGGCGGCGAAGCGCTGGTCCTCGACGGCTTCGACGTGTGCAACGCGTCGCTCGTCGAGGCGGGTGTCGCCTCGGCCGTGAATCGCTTCGGCGACATTGCCGTTCTGGTCAACTGCGCGGGCGAAGCGCCTTCCGCGCCCTTTGACAAGACGGACCCCGCATTGTGGAGCCGGGTGATCGCCATCAATCTCACCGGTGTCTATCTGGTCACGCATGCAGCGATCGCCTCGGTGAGACGCGCCGGCGGGGGGCGCATCGTCAACGTGGCAAGCACGGCGGGCCTCACCGGCTATCCTTATGTCTCCGCTTATTGCGCGGCCAAGCATGGCGTCGTCGGGCTGACGCGCGCGCTGGCGCTGGAACTGGCCCGCAGCGACGTCACCGTCAATGCGGTATGCCCCGGCTTCACCGACACGCCACTGCTTGACAATGCGGTTGAGACCATCATCGGCGCGACGGGCCGCACGGCGGCAGAGGCTCGAACGAGCCTCACCCGTGCCAACCCGCAGGGACGGCTGGTCACGCCGCGGGAAGTCGCCGACGCGGTGCTCTGGCTCACGTCGGAAAACGCGACCGCGATCACCGGCCAGGCAATTGCCGTCGCGGGCGGAGAAATTCTGGGAGGATGA